A region of Hoplias malabaricus isolate fHopMal1 chromosome 12, fHopMal1.hap1, whole genome shotgun sequence DNA encodes the following proteins:
- the nxpe3 gene encoding NXPE family member 3, whose protein sequence is MEGRMPRFAPIFVLLALSGFILLLRNITSLEKLNCQTMSTFYQIQNSIHSAFKLTETLLSVVPNHTYCAHLGQKPTLEEIREESYLLNSISWPGPLVPGLPLRLSSDPAQSYFVIRGPAKWRVGGQLVVDVHILNFMGQPKTHGGDFLVARLHSAELGAGVVGQVHDHRDGNYTVVFPLLWAGVVQVELTMVHPSEAVVVLKRLREQQPDRVYFKSLFRSGFLSETTVCNLCLPHKGQPLCNYTDPQTGEPWYCYKPKMLGCDTRISHSKGGYKKNLLTKYEAQFFQSGINIKVPIHYSGMENVTVLPAEKGKIRMKSSRLSPAGYYYYDTWRPLTGPVMRQFNDSSAITQCLKGKIIYMFGDSTVRQWFEYLNAFVPELKEFNLHSPKNVGPYMSVDSEHEILLTYRCHGPPIRFTSVSSSEMHYVANELDRIQGGSDTVVLVGVWSHFSTFPVEVYIRRLRHIRRAVIRLLNREPSTLVVIRTANLQKLDPESSLFNSDWFSQQQDLVLHTMFRGINVRILNAWEMTLSHHLPHLLHPPPPIVKNMMDLILSYICPVSKKREGSNKRLKKEQ, encoded by the exons ATGGAGGGACGCATGCCCAGATTTGCCCCCATCTTCGTTCTGTTGGCATTATCAGGATTTATACTGCTATTGCGCAACATCACCTCACTGGAA AAGTTGAACTGCCAGACAATGTCCACTTTCTACCAAATCCAAAACAGCATCCACTCAGCTTTTAAACTCACAGAGACACTGTTGTCGGTGGTGCCCAACCACACATACTGTGCTCACTTGGGCCAGAAGCCCACTTTGGAGGAGATCAGAGAAGAAAGCTATCTCCTCAATTCTATCTCCTGGCCTGGACCCCTGGTACCAGGCTTACCACTGAGGCTCAGCAGCGACCCTGCACAGAGCTACTTTGTGATCCGGGGCCCAGCGAAGTGGCGGGTAGGTGGTCAGCTGGTGGTAGATGTCCACATCTTGAACTTCATGGGGCAGCCCAAAACACATGGGGGGGACTTTCTGGTGGCCCGTTTGCATTCAGCAGAGCTGGGGGCAGGAGTGGTGGGCCAGGTGCATGATCACCGGGACGGCAACTACACTGTGGTGTTCCCTCTGCTTTGGGCCGGAGTGGTGCAGGTCGAGCTCACCATGGTGCATCCCAGCGAGGCAGTGGTGGTCCTGAAGCGGCTGAGAGAACAGCAGCCAGACAGAGTGTACTTCAAGAGCCTCTTCCGCTCTGGATTCCTTTCTGAGACAACTGTCTGCAACCTGTGTTTGCCCCACAAGGGACAGCCCCTGTGCAACTACACCGACCCACAAACTGGAGAGCCCTGGTACTGCTACAAGCCCAAAATGTTAGGCTGTGACACTCGAATCAGTCATTCAAAGGGGGGCTACAAGAAAAACCTCCTCACAAAATATGAAGCTCAGTTCTTCCAGAG tgggATAAATATCAAAGTTCCTATTCATTACTCAGGGATGGAGAATGTGACGGTACTGCCTGCAGAAAAag GAAAAATTAGAATGAAAAGCAGTAGGTTGAGCCCTGCTGGATATTACTATTATGACACCTGGAGGCCTTTGACTGGGCCAGTCATGCGGCAGTTTAATGACTCTTCAGCCATTACTCAGTGTCTTAAAGGGAAGATTATCTACATGTTTGGAGACTCCACTGTGCGGCAATGGTTTGAGTATCTCAACGCCTTTGTTCCTG AACTAAAAGAGTTTAACCTTCATAGTCCGAAGAACGTGGGACCCTACATGTCAGTGGACAGTGAACATGAAATTTTGTTGACATACCGCTGCCATGGGCCACCCATCCGTTTCACCTCTGTGTCCTCCTCGGAGATGCACTATGTAGCTAACGAGCTGGATAGGATCCAGGGAGGCTCAGACACAGTGGTGCTGGTTGGGGTCTGGTCCCATTTCAGCACCTTCCCAGTGGAGGTATACATCCGTCGTCTCCGACACATCCGAAGGGCCGTTATACGGCTCCTGAACCGCGAGCCATCCACTCTGGTGGTCATACGTACTGCCAATCTCCAGAAACTGGACCCAGAGTCCAGCCTGTTTAACAGCGACTGGTTCTCACAGCAGCAGGACCTGGTACTGCACACAATGTTTAGGGGAATCAACGTCCGGATTCTGAACGCCTGGGAGATGACACTCTCCCATCACCTCCCTCACCTACTGCATCCACCCCCTCCGATTGTCAAAAACATGATGGACTTAATCTTGTCCTACATTTGCCCAGTCAGTAAAAAAAGAGAAGGGTCTAACAAAAGGCTGAAAAAAGAACAATGA
- the mpc2b gene encoding mitochondrial pyruvate carrier 2b has translation MALVGLRASYHRVLDRIEHLLPAKLRPIYNHPAGPKTVFFWAPMFKWGLVIAGLADLTRPADKLSMSQSAVLTATGLIWSRYSLVIIPKNWNLFAVNFFVGSAGGSQLYRIWKHKQELKSKEKDVEA, from the exons ATGGCTTTAGTGGGACTACGAGCCTCCTATCACCGGGTCCTCGACAGGATCGAGCATCTGCTACCGGCCAAACTCAGACCTATCTACAACCATCCAGCAG gTCCTAAGACGGTTTTCTTTTGGGCACCAATGTTCAAATGG GGTCTTGTGATTGCTGGCTTAGCAGACCTGACTAGACCAGCAGATAAACTAAGCATGTCCCAGTCTGCAGTGTTGACAGCCACAG GTCTTATTTGGTCTAGGTATTCCCTGGTCATCATACCTAAAAACTGGAACCTCTTTGCCGTCAACTTCTTTGTTGGAAGTGCGGGTGGATCTCAGCTCTACCGAATATGGAA GCACAAGCAAGAACTGAAATCAAAGGAGAAGGATGTAGAAGCTTGA